The DNA region CAAGCCTTTTCGCCGCGGATCTGGCGCGCATGTACCAGCGCCACGCCGAACGCATGGGATGGCGCTTCGATGTGCTGGAAAGCCAGACGTCCGACCTGGGCGGCATCAAGGAATTCACCGCCCATGTTCAGGGCGAAGGCGTCTATGCCCGGCTGAAGTACGAAAGCGGCGTGCATCGTGTCCAGCGCGTGCCCGAGACAGAGGCGAGCGGGCGCATCCATACCTCGGCCGCGACCGTGGCCGTCCTGCCCGAGGCAGAAGAGGTGGACATCGACATCCCGGCCAGCGACATCCGCATCGACACCATGCGATCTTCGGGGGCGGGCGGGCAGCACGTCAACACCACCGACTCGGCCGTGCGCATCACCCACCTGCCAACCGGCATCGTCGTAACCTCGTCCGAAAAGTCGCAGCATCAGAACCGCGCCATCGCCATGCAGGTGCTGCGGGCGCGGCTTTACGAGATGGAGCGCGAGCGGCTGCACTCCGAACGCGCGGCGGACCGAAAATCGCAGGTAGGCTCGGGCGACCGCAGCGAGCGCATCCGCACCTACAACTTCCCGCAGGGCCGGATGACCGACCATCGCATCAATCTGACGCTCTACTCGCTTGGGCAGATCATGGATGGCGACCTGACCACGGTGATTGACGCGCTGGTCGCCGATGACCAGGCCGGCAAGCTCGCCGAGATGGGCGCATGACGCTGGCAGAGGCCCTGCGTGCGGGGGCCGCACGGCTGGCCGCCGCAGGAATCGAGGGTGCGGCGGGCGATGCGCGGGTGCTTCTGTGCCACGCAAGCGGGATTGCGCCGGGGCGGCTGACGCTGCACCTGCCAGACGCGCTTACGCCCGAGGCCGAGGGGCGGTTCGCAGACGCGCTTGCGGCGCGCGCGGCGCGCCAGCCGGTGGCGCAGATTACCGGGCAGAGGCTGTTCTGGGGGCGTGCCTTCCGCGTGACGCCCGATGTGCTGGACCCGCGCCCCGAGACCGAGATTCTGGTTGCCGCCGCGTTGGAGGTGCCTTTCGAGCGCGTACTGGACCTCGGCACCGGTTCCGGGGCGATCCTTCTGAGCTTGCTGGCCGACCGGCCCATGGCACGCGGGATCGGCGTAGACCTGTCACCCGCGGCCCTGGCCGTGGCGCGGGCCAATGCAACGGCTCTTGGACTGGAGGCGCGGGCAGAGCTGCGCCAGTCGGACTGGTTCGCCGGGGTGGCAGAGACGGAGTTCGACCTGATCGTCTCGAACCCGCCCTACATCGCGGATGACGAAATGGCTGGCCTGGCACCCGAGGTGCGCGATTGGGAACCCCGTCTTGCCCTGACGCCGGGTGGCGACGGCTTGGATGCCTATCGCCACATTGCCGCCCGGGCGGCCGGTCACCTTGTGCCGGGCGGGCGTCTCATGGTCGAGATCGGGCCGACGCAAGGCTTGGCGGTGGCGGGCCTCTTTCAGGCGGCGGGTCTGCGGGATGTGCAGGTCCGGCCGGATCTGGACGGCCGCGACCGTGTGGTGATCGCGCGGGCCTGACGAGGGTGGGGCGCGCTGGCCACAGGCGGCGGCCAATTGGGGCATGGCAGGCCGAAACCGCGGATCGGCGGTGGGACCAGCCGAAATTCTGCTTGTCAGACCGGGGATGAGGTGTTTATTGGGGCCATCGTGACGGTGAGGGCGATGACCGCCTTCCCGCGCGTGCAGCCGGACTTGCCCCCTTTTGCCCGTTTTCAGGGTGCCGCGCCGATGACGGTGCAGGGGAGGGGGCAGACGGTCCCTTCTGGATCAAAGGACAAGATGCGCTCTTCCAAGTCCCGCTCGCGTTCCAAGGCGAACCGCCCGCGCACCCTGGGCAACATCATCAACCGGGTTTTCGATTCTTCGGGCCCCGAGGGCAAGGTTCGCGGCACGCCGCAGCAGATCATCGAGAAATACCTCATCCTCGCCCGCGACGCGCAACTGTCGAACGACCGCGTCGCCGCCGAGAATTTCCTGCAACATGCCGAGCATTACACGCGCCTTCTGAGCGAGGCGCAGCGCGAGATGGCGGCCGAGCAGGAAGCCCGGCAGCAGCAGTTCCAGCAGAACAACCAGAACCGTGATCAGCAGAACCGCGATCGCGGCGACCGCAACGATCGCCGCGACGGGGGGGAGTATCGCGACCAGCGTGAACCGCGCTTCGATCAGGGCCGCCCGGATTATGCCGGCACCACCGAATTGATCGAGATCGCCTCTGGCGCCGATGTGATCGACCTGTCCGGCGACGATGACGCGGGCCTTGTGGAAACGCCCGAGGCTTTCGCCGAAGCTCCGTCGGCCGAGCCTGCGGCGCCGGTGGCGGAAGAACCCGCACCCAGGCCCGAACGCGCCGAACGGCCCCCTCGTGGCGAGCGTCCGCCGCGCGCCGACCGCGCCCCGAAGGCCGAAAAGCCGAAAGCCGAGGCCGAGGGTGACGCCCCCGAAAAGGCCGACCGTGGTCCCCGCCGTCCGCGCGGCCCGCGCAAGCCCAAGGCCGAAGGCGCCCCGGAAGCCAAGCCCGAAGCGGCCGAATAAGCTTCAGCCCGGCGCGGGACCGGCGAGGTTCCGCGCCAGCGCACAAAAGGCCTCCAGCCCGATCTCTTCGGCCCGCGCCGTTGGGGCAATCCCGCAGGCCAGAAGCCGCGCCTCCATGTCCGGTGCAAGCCCCTTCAGGCTGGACCGCAGCATCTTGCGGCGCTGGTTGAAGGCCGCCGCCGTCACCCGC from Neotabrizicola shimadae includes:
- the prmC gene encoding peptide chain release factor N(5)-glutamine methyltransferase, translating into MTLAEALRAGAARLAAAGIEGAAGDARVLLCHASGIAPGRLTLHLPDALTPEAEGRFADALAARAARQPVAQITGQRLFWGRAFRVTPDVLDPRPETEILVAAALEVPFERVLDLGTGSGAILLSLLADRPMARGIGVDLSPAALAVARANATALGLEARAELRQSDWFAGVAETEFDLIVSNPPYIADDEMAGLAPEVRDWEPRLALTPGGDGLDAYRHIAARAAGHLVPGGRLMVEIGPTQGLAVAGLFQAAGLRDVQVRPDLDGRDRVVIARA
- the prfA gene encoding peptide chain release factor 1, which translates into the protein MVPAEKLDQIVARFEYLEARLNAGAAPAEIAAISREYSELKPVVDQIFAFRRAESDLAEAQDWLSDPEMKALAEDEIPKLKARLPELEQALRIALLPKDAADARPAILEIRPGTGGDEASLFAADLARMYQRHAERMGWRFDVLESQTSDLGGIKEFTAHVQGEGVYARLKYESGVHRVQRVPETEASGRIHTSAATVAVLPEAEEVDIDIPASDIRIDTMRSSGAGGQHVNTTDSAVRITHLPTGIVVTSSEKSQHQNRAIAMQVLRARLYEMERERLHSERAADRKSQVGSGDRSERIRTYNFPQGRMTDHRINLTLYSLGQIMDGDLTTVIDALVADDQAGKLAEMGA
- a CDS encoding DUF4167 domain-containing protein; the protein is MRSSKSRSRSKANRPRTLGNIINRVFDSSGPEGKVRGTPQQIIEKYLILARDAQLSNDRVAAENFLQHAEHYTRLLSEAQREMAAEQEARQQQFQQNNQNRDQQNRDRGDRNDRRDGGEYRDQREPRFDQGRPDYAGTTELIEIASGADVIDLSGDDDAGLVETPEAFAEAPSAEPAAPVAEEPAPRPERAERPPRGERPPRADRAPKAEKPKAEAEGDAPEKADRGPRRPRGPRKPKAEGAPEAKPEAAE